CGGCGGCCGGGAGAGGTCGGTTTGTAGACGCGAATCGCCATCGGCTAGGCTCCTTCAAAGAAATCGATGCGATCCCCGGCGGCCAGGGTGACATAGGCTTTTTTCCAGGCCGGCTTGCGCCCGACCGAACGACCGACGCGACGGGTTTTGCCCAGATACTGGATCGTCCGGACCTGGTCGACTTTGACCTGGAAGAGCTGTTCTACCGCCCGCTTGATCTCTATTTTGTTGGCCTGGGGGTGCACCTTGAAAACAACTTGGTTGCCGGTCGCATTGACCAGGGTTGCCTTTTCGGTAATCAGCGGGGCGGCAAGAATGGTGTGGGGATTCTGACTCATGGTGCAAGCCTCTGGCTCACCCGCTCAAGCGCCGCCCGGGTGAACAGACAGTGCTGGTAGCGCAACAGATCGTAGACATTCAGACCAACGCAGCGTAAGACTTTGACCTGCGGCAGATTCCGGGCCGCTCGCTCAACCGCCTGATCCGCATCGGCAATCACGACCAGGACGCCGCCGGTGAGTTCCAGGCGGGACAAGAATTCCGCCATGTGTTTGGTTTTCGGCTCGGGCAGACCAATCTGATCGACGACGGTCAGGTTTCCGTCGCGCTGCTTGTGGGCAAGGGCGGCACACAGGGCGGTGCGACGCGCACTGCGGGGCAGACGGTAGGCGTACGAGCGGGGCTGTGGACCAAAGACGGTCGCTCCGCCGACCCACAGCGGAGAACGGTTGCTGCCGGCCCTGGCCCGGCCGGTCCCCTTCTGGCGCCACGGTTTCTTTCCTCCGCCACGGACCTGGCTGCGCGTCTTTGTGGCTGCGGTACCGGCCCGACGCCCG
This window of the Desulfurellaceae bacterium genome carries:
- the rplD gene encoding 50S ribosomal protein L4 yields the protein MPVLSPERETVGEIELPPAIAAQPPREHLLYEVVKMQRAGRRAGTAATKTRSQVRGGGKKPWRQKGTGRARAGSNRSPLWVGGATVFGPQPRSYAYRLPRSARRTALCAALAHKQRDGNLTVVDQIGLPEPKTKHMAEFLSRLELTGGVLVVIADADQAVERAARNLPQVKVLRCVGLNVYDLLRYQHCLFTRAALERVSQRLAP
- a CDS encoding 50S ribosomal protein L23; protein product: MSQNPHTILAAPLITEKATLVNATGNQVVFKVHPQANKIEIKRAVEQLFQVKVDQVRTIQYLGKTRRVGRSVGRKPAWKKAYVTLAAGDRIDFFEGA